The Leucobacter chromiiresistens genome has a window encoding:
- a CDS encoding SDR family NAD(P)-dependent oxidoreductase, producing MALTALITGASTGLGAELARQIAAKGVHLVLVARDGDRLEGLAAQLRGRHGIEAEALPADLTRAPDLERVAARLADRAHPIDILVNNAGFGVAAGFETSELDDERRLHELLSWVPLHLSHAAVPGMLERGYGWILNVASVAAFTPTGTYGAAKAATVSLSRSLNARYRRRGLHVTALCPGLLDTEFHARMGEDHLPRLPRIAWASTARVAHEGISAVRRGRSVVVSDWRYRLLAPLTHLLPDRLLERASTTNDGALN from the coding sequence ATGGCTCTCACCGCACTCATCACCGGCGCTTCCACGGGACTCGGGGCGGAGCTCGCCCGCCAGATCGCGGCGAAGGGGGTGCACCTCGTGCTCGTCGCGCGCGACGGCGATCGACTCGAGGGGCTCGCCGCCCAACTGCGGGGCCGGCACGGGATCGAGGCCGAAGCACTCCCCGCCGACCTCACGCGAGCTCCCGACCTCGAACGCGTGGCGGCGCGTCTCGCCGACCGCGCGCACCCGATCGACATCCTCGTCAACAATGCCGGATTCGGCGTCGCCGCCGGCTTCGAGACGAGCGAGCTCGACGACGAGCGCCGCCTGCACGAGCTGCTGTCATGGGTGCCGCTGCACCTCTCGCACGCCGCCGTACCCGGAATGCTCGAGCGGGGGTACGGCTGGATCCTGAACGTCGCGAGCGTCGCCGCATTCACCCCCACCGGCACGTACGGCGCCGCGAAGGCCGCGACCGTGTCGCTCTCACGCTCGCTCAACGCCCGGTACCGGCGCCGCGGCCTGCACGTCACCGCCCTCTGCCCGGGCCTCCTCGACACCGAGTTCCACGCTCGCATGGGCGAGGATCACCTCCCGCGCCTGCCCCGCATCGCCTGGGCGAGCACCGCCCGGGTCGCGCACGAGGGCATCTCGGCGGTGCGCCGCGGGCGCAGCGTCGTCGTCTCCGACTGGAGGTACCGCTTGCTGGCTCCGCTCACCCACCTGCTGCCCGACCGGCTGCTCGAACGCGCCTCGACCACCAACGACGGCGCGCTCAACTGA
- a CDS encoding aldo/keto reductase family protein, with translation MVNYRYLGNSGFKVSEITFGNWVTHASQVADDAAIQTVHAALDAGITTFDTADTYANTAAEAVLGRALDGQRREGLEIFTKVYFPTGPKGPNDTGLSRKHILESINGSLRRLGTDYVDLYQAHRFDYETPLEETFQAFADVVRQGKALYIGVSEWTAEQLREGHRLAREFGVQLVSNQPQYSMLHRVIEGKVVPASEELGISQIVWSPMAQGVLSGKYLPGQPVPSGSRATDGKSGAEFMQKFLDDRILEAVQRLKPIAEEAGLTMPQLAIAWVLQNPNVAAALVGASRPEQLADTVKASGVVLEADALEAIDAALGDIPNRDAEDTYCVSPKTRLV, from the coding sequence ATGGTCAACTATCGGTATCTCGGAAACAGCGGCTTCAAGGTCTCAGAAATCACGTTCGGCAACTGGGTGACGCACGCCTCCCAGGTCGCCGACGACGCGGCGATCCAGACGGTGCACGCGGCGCTCGACGCCGGCATCACGACGTTCGACACGGCCGACACCTACGCGAACACCGCGGCCGAGGCGGTCCTCGGCCGCGCGCTCGACGGCCAGCGCCGCGAGGGGCTCGAGATCTTCACGAAGGTCTACTTCCCGACCGGCCCCAAGGGACCGAACGACACCGGACTGAGCCGCAAGCACATCCTCGAGTCGATCAACGGCTCGCTGCGACGCCTCGGCACCGACTACGTCGACCTCTACCAGGCGCACCGCTTCGACTACGAGACGCCGCTCGAGGAGACGTTCCAGGCGTTCGCCGACGTCGTGCGGCAGGGCAAGGCGCTCTACATCGGCGTCTCGGAGTGGACGGCCGAGCAGCTGCGCGAGGGCCACCGGCTCGCCCGCGAGTTCGGGGTGCAGCTCGTCTCGAACCAGCCGCAGTACTCCATGCTGCACCGCGTCATCGAGGGCAAGGTCGTGCCCGCGTCCGAGGAGCTCGGCATCTCGCAGATCGTGTGGTCGCCGATGGCGCAGGGCGTGCTCTCGGGCAAGTACCTGCCCGGTCAGCCCGTCCCCTCCGGCTCGCGCGCCACCGACGGCAAGAGCGGCGCCGAGTTCATGCAGAAGTTCCTGGACGACCGCATCCTCGAGGCCGTGCAGCGCCTGAAGCCGATCGCGGAGGAGGCGGGCCTCACCATGCCGCAGCTCGCCATCGCGTGGGTGCTGCAGAACCCGAACGTCGCCGCCGCCCTCGTCGGCGCCTCGCGCCCCGAGCAGCTCGCCGACACGGTGAAGGCGTCGGGCGTCGTGCTCGAAGCCGACGCGCTGGAGGCGATCGACGCGGCCCTCGGCGATATCCCGAACCGCGACGCGGAGGACACCTACTGCGTCTCGCCGAAGACCCGCCTGGTTTAG
- a CDS encoding flavin-dependent oxidoreductase has product MKIVIIGAGIGGLLTALSLHDAGLTDIEVYERSAEIRGLGVGINLLPHAVRELTELGVVDDIAALGVEPSALAYFNRHGQSIWEEPRGLAAGYAWPQLSVHRGRLQLTLRDLVERRIGDVIRTGHRVVSVEDRADSSTAHFETARGPVSVDADVVIAADGIHSAVRAERYPDEGAPPWSGLTLWRGVATAEPFLDGRTMVMVGDGEQKFVAYPLGPVGPDGRMPINFIAERRGAGSGEVDWNHPIDPQPIVDLFREWSFDWIDIPALIASADEILEYPMVDRDALPGWTFGRTTLVGDAAHAMYPNGSNGGSQATLDARTLAFHLATAASPEAGLRAYEADRRPATAALLEQTRQAGPEKVMVLAAERAPEGFAHIHDVIGPDELEEVATAYKRAAGFHPTSLNDRASLSVVR; this is encoded by the coding sequence ATGAAGATCGTCATCATCGGCGCCGGCATCGGCGGCCTGCTCACCGCGCTGAGCCTGCACGACGCGGGCCTCACCGACATCGAGGTGTACGAGCGCTCCGCCGAGATCCGCGGCCTGGGCGTCGGCATCAACCTGCTGCCCCACGCGGTGCGCGAGCTCACCGAACTCGGCGTCGTCGATGACATCGCCGCCCTCGGCGTCGAACCCTCGGCGCTCGCCTACTTCAACCGCCACGGCCAGTCGATCTGGGAGGAGCCGCGCGGGCTCGCCGCGGGCTACGCGTGGCCGCAGCTCTCCGTGCACCGCGGGCGCCTGCAGCTCACCCTCCGCGACCTCGTCGAGCGGCGCATCGGCGACGTGATCCGCACCGGGCACCGGGTCGTGTCGGTCGAGGATCGCGCCGACAGCAGCACCGCGCACTTCGAGACGGCGCGCGGCCCGGTCTCGGTCGACGCCGACGTGGTGATCGCCGCCGACGGCATCCACTCCGCCGTGCGGGCGGAGCGCTACCCCGACGAGGGGGCGCCCCCGTGGAGCGGGCTCACCCTCTGGCGGGGCGTCGCGACCGCCGAGCCGTTCCTCGACGGTCGCACCATGGTGATGGTCGGCGACGGGGAGCAGAAGTTCGTCGCGTACCCGCTCGGGCCGGTCGGGCCCGACGGACGCATGCCCATCAACTTCATCGCCGAGCGGCGCGGGGCGGGATCCGGCGAGGTCGACTGGAACCACCCCATCGACCCGCAGCCCATCGTCGACCTCTTCCGGGAGTGGTCGTTCGACTGGATCGACATCCCCGCACTCATCGCGAGCGCCGATGAGATCCTCGAGTACCCGATGGTCGACCGCGATGCGCTGCCCGGGTGGACGTTCGGGCGCACGACCCTCGTCGGCGACGCCGCGCACGCGATGTACCCGAACGGGTCGAACGGCGGCTCGCAGGCGACGCTCGACGCGCGCACCCTCGCCTTCCACCTCGCGACCGCCGCCTCGCCCGAAGCGGGGCTGCGCGCCTACGAGGCGGATCGCCGCCCCGCGACCGCGGCCCTGCTCGAGCAGACGCGGCAGGCCGGCCCAGAGAAGGTGATGGTGCTCGCCGCAGAGCGCGCCCCCGAGGGCTTCGCCCACATCCACGACGTGATCGGCCCCGACGAGCTCGAGGAGGTCGCGACGGCCTACAAGCGGGCCGCCGGCTTCCACCCCACATCGCTGAACGATCGCGCGTCGCTCTCGGTGGTGCGCTGA
- a CDS encoding MarR family winged helix-turn-helix transcriptional regulator: MGAAVDPARLAGVISPLRRALLAAARAAGDLPEIPDSQIQIIRALPDGVALAPSDLADALRLDRSTVSNVLAAMQRAGLIERRPDAADGRRVLVSTSEEARMLFAAYDRASTRILGASLAALPARDAHAIETALPALERLLDALLADRGVEQPEQSAESEQSAEPEQSADPEQPADPALPAPPHPANDRASEHS, translated from the coding sequence ATGGGCGCCGCCGTCGACCCCGCCCGCCTCGCCGGCGTCATCTCGCCCCTGCGCCGCGCCCTGCTCGCGGCCGCGCGGGCGGCCGGCGACCTGCCCGAGATCCCCGACTCGCAGATCCAGATCATCCGCGCCCTGCCCGACGGGGTGGCGCTCGCGCCGAGCGACCTCGCCGACGCCCTGCGCCTCGACCGGTCCACCGTCAGCAACGTGCTCGCGGCGATGCAGCGCGCCGGCCTGATCGAGCGCCGACCCGACGCCGCCGACGGCAGGCGCGTGCTGGTGTCGACCTCGGAAGAGGCCCGAATGCTCTTCGCCGCCTACGACCGGGCAAGCACGCGCATCCTCGGCGCCTCCCTGGCGGCGCTGCCGGCCCGCGATGCGCACGCCATCGAGACCGCGCTTCCCGCACTCGAACGGCTGCTCGACGCCCTCCTCGCCGACCGCGGGGTCGAGCAGCCCGAGCAATCGGCCGAGTCCGAGCAGTCGGCCGAGCCCGAGCAGTCGGCCGATCCCGAGCAGCCGGCCGATCCCGCGCTGCCCGCACCACCCCACCCCGCGAACGACCGAGCATCGGAGCACTCATGA
- a CDS encoding DUF3237 domain-containing protein has protein sequence MTSRAPAPHPALPTPGLEHVFDVSVALGAIEDHGATRAGHRRIIPILGGSITGEVNAEILPGGADWQIVRADGSIEIDGRYSARTDAGELLYLQATGVRSGEPHVLESLLAGEPVDPSEYYFRTLVTIETSAPALAHLERSLHLAVAARTADSVRYATYRFV, from the coding sequence ATGACCAGCCGCGCACCCGCACCCCACCCGGCACTGCCCACTCCGGGCCTCGAGCACGTGTTCGACGTCTCGGTCGCGCTCGGCGCGATCGAGGATCACGGCGCCACCCGGGCCGGCCACCGCAGGATCATCCCCATTCTCGGCGGCAGCATCACCGGCGAGGTGAACGCCGAGATTCTCCCCGGCGGCGCCGACTGGCAGATCGTGCGCGCCGACGGGTCGATCGAGATCGACGGACGCTACTCGGCCCGCACCGACGCCGGCGAACTGCTCTACCTGCAGGCGACGGGCGTGCGCAGCGGCGAGCCGCACGTGCTCGAATCGCTGCTCGCCGGCGAGCCGGTCGACCCGTCGGAGTACTACTTCCGCACCCTCGTCACGATCGAGACGTCGGCGCCGGCGCTCGCCCACCTCGAGCGCTCGCTGCACCTCGCCGTCGCCGCGCGCACCGCCGACTCCGTGCGCTACGCCACCTACCGCTTCGTGTAA
- a CDS encoding FUSC family protein gives MAEAVGDGDPARPDRRTPPTAVIKAVRSLFEMPAGPGPRLWIALRAALSIGVPFGALTALGYEGVGLQTAAGAFVALFAAGLAAAERAKVLPFVALALIASAALGAALSPWPVLLGVGLVVVAGATSALSFAFRLGPPGPVFFVLSYGLAGNITAVVDGQRVNSPLVLIAALSGGALFSYLLALAPLLRGSERAKPVRPLGELLPGPWLGSGELRLILRILIVSVAGTAVTMLWIDPHRAYWTVSAGVAVIGLSAVRRHSLARGLHRTVGTLVGAGVYLAIAPLGAIPFALVLLLTGLQFIIELVVVRNYALALVFITPLVLLLTGAAAGGGDLMGAAAERVLDTLIGSAIAVATARLHRRVTQDRRE, from the coding sequence ATGGCGGAAGCGGTCGGCGACGGCGATCCCGCCCGACCCGACCGGCGCACGCCGCCGACCGCGGTGATCAAGGCGGTGCGCAGCCTCTTCGAGATGCCGGCGGGCCCGGGCCCGCGGCTCTGGATCGCGCTGCGCGCCGCACTCTCGATCGGGGTGCCGTTCGGTGCGCTGACGGCGCTCGGCTACGAGGGGGTCGGCCTGCAGACCGCCGCGGGCGCCTTCGTGGCGCTGTTCGCCGCGGGCCTCGCCGCCGCGGAGCGCGCGAAGGTGCTGCCGTTCGTCGCGCTCGCCCTGATCGCGTCAGCGGCGCTCGGGGCGGCGCTCTCGCCGTGGCCGGTGCTGCTGGGCGTCGGACTCGTCGTCGTCGCGGGGGCGACGTCGGCGCTGTCGTTCGCCTTCCGGCTCGGGCCGCCGGGCCCGGTGTTCTTCGTGCTGAGCTACGGGCTCGCCGGCAACATCACGGCGGTGGTCGACGGGCAGCGGGTGAATTCGCCGCTGGTGCTCATCGCGGCCCTCTCGGGCGGTGCGCTGTTCTCGTATCTGCTCGCGCTCGCCCCCCTGCTGCGGGGGTCGGAGCGGGCGAAGCCGGTGCGCCCGCTCGGGGAGCTCCTGCCCGGTCCGTGGCTGGGGTCGGGCGAGCTTCGGCTGATCCTGCGCATTCTCATCGTCTCGGTCGCGGGCACGGCGGTCACGATGCTCTGGATCGACCCGCACCGCGCCTACTGGACGGTCTCGGCGGGCGTCGCGGTGATCGGTCTGAGCGCGGTGCGGCGCCACTCGCTCGCCCGCGGTCTGCACCGCACGGTGGGCACCCTCGTGGGTGCGGGCGTGTACCTCGCGATCGCCCCGCTCGGCGCGATCCCGTTCGCGCTCGTGCTGCTGCTCACGGGGCTGCAGTTCATCATCGAGCTCGTCGTGGTGCGCAACTACGCGCTCGCGCTCGTGTTCATCACGCCGCTCGTGCTGCTGCTCACCGGGGCCGCCGCCGGCGGGGGCGATCTCATGGGGGCCGCCGCGGAGCGGGTGCTCGACACGCTCATCGGCTCGGCGATCGCGGTGGCCACGGCGCGGCTGCACCGGCGGGTGACGCAGGATCGCCGCGAGTGA
- the ppgK gene encoding polyphosphate--glucose phosphotransferase, which produces MGVQHAAIGIDVGGTGIKGAAIDVATGDKITARHKVATPAGGAPADIAAAVGRMAAAIRAELAAGGFAGAETLPVGVTLPGVVRDGVMRTAANIDLSWIGTDAHALLSAAVEAPCTVVNDADAAGIAEVAFGEVSGLPGVTLVLTFGTGIGSALVADGVLVPNFELGHLELDGFTSIERHTAAKVIEREGITLAEWASRVARYIGHLEKILNPDRFVLGGSISKASDSYLPFPGVTVPVVPARLRNNAGIIGAARLAAEALDPASANSAP; this is translated from the coding sequence ATGGGAGTGCAGCACGCAGCCATCGGCATCGACGTCGGGGGCACGGGTATCAAGGGCGCCGCGATCGACGTGGCGACCGGCGACAAGATCACCGCTCGGCACAAGGTGGCGACCCCCGCGGGCGGGGCTCCGGCGGACATCGCGGCGGCGGTCGGCCGAATGGCGGCGGCGATCCGCGCCGAGCTCGCAGCAGGCGGGTTCGCCGGCGCCGAGACGCTGCCGGTCGGCGTCACCCTGCCCGGGGTGGTGCGCGACGGCGTGATGCGCACGGCGGCGAACATCGACCTCAGCTGGATCGGCACCGACGCCCACGCGCTGCTCTCCGCCGCCGTGGAGGCGCCGTGCACCGTGGTCAACGACGCCGACGCGGCGGGCATCGCCGAGGTCGCGTTCGGCGAGGTCAGCGGGCTGCCCGGGGTGACGCTGGTGCTCACCTTCGGCACCGGGATCGGCTCGGCCCTCGTCGCAGACGGCGTGCTGGTGCCGAACTTCGAGCTCGGGCACCTGGAGCTCGACGGCTTCACCTCGATCGAGCGGCACACCGCGGCGAAGGTGATCGAGCGGGAGGGCATCACGCTCGCGGAGTGGGCGTCGCGGGTCGCCCGGTACATCGGCCATCTCGAGAAGATTCTGAACCCCGACCGGTTCGTGCTGGGCGGCAGCATCAGCAAGGCCTCCGACAGCTACCTCCCGTTCCCGGGCGTGACGGTGCCGGTCGTGCCGGCGCGGTTGCGCAACAACGCGGGCATCATCGGCGCGGCGCGACTCGCCGCCGAAGCGCTCGACCCCGCATCGGCCAACTCCGCACCGTAG
- a CDS encoding acetyl-CoA C-acyltransferase, translated as MTALIAGYARTPFTRFTGQLAAQPATVLGAHAVRAALARAGVASSDVDAVVVGQVLQAGAGQNPARQTAVGAGIPLGVPAITLNAVCLSGAEAVSQAVRLIASGEAEVVVAAGQESMSLAPHVLPLRAGTKYGDATLVDTVDRDGLSDAFDQVAMGALTETGNAPLGLTRAEQDAFAAASHQRAAASAEFLAGEIEPFTVSSRRGDTVVASDDGVRADTTAETLAGLRPAFSREGTITAGNASQITDGAAALVIVSAAAAERLGLSPLAAVEATAFVAGPDTHLHSQPARAIEAALAKTGGATAADLAVVEINEAFAAVGVQSSRELGLDPAVVNPHGGAIALGHPIGASGARIVGTLARQLAERGSGSLGAVGICGGGGQGSALVLRAV; from the coding sequence ATGACCGCACTCATCGCGGGTTACGCCCGCACGCCGTTCACCCGTTTCACCGGTCAGCTGGCCGCGCAGCCCGCCACCGTGCTGGGCGCTCACGCCGTGCGCGCCGCGCTCGCGCGGGCTGGGGTGGCCTCATCCGACGTCGACGCCGTCGTGGTCGGCCAGGTGCTGCAGGCGGGCGCCGGGCAGAATCCCGCCCGCCAGACCGCGGTGGGCGCCGGCATTCCCCTCGGCGTGCCCGCGATCACGCTGAACGCCGTGTGCCTCTCGGGCGCCGAGGCCGTGTCGCAGGCCGTGCGGCTCATCGCGAGCGGCGAGGCCGAGGTGGTGGTCGCCGCCGGGCAGGAGTCGATGTCGCTCGCGCCCCACGTGCTGCCGCTGCGCGCGGGCACCAAGTACGGCGACGCGACGCTCGTCGACACCGTCGACCGCGACGGCCTGTCGGATGCCTTCGATCAGGTCGCGATGGGCGCGCTCACCGAGACCGGCAACGCTCCGCTCGGCCTGACCCGCGCCGAGCAGGACGCCTTCGCGGCGGCCTCGCATCAGCGCGCGGCCGCCTCGGCGGAGTTCCTCGCGGGCGAGATCGAGCCGTTCACCGTCTCCTCCCGCCGGGGCGACACGGTGGTCGCGAGCGACGACGGCGTGCGCGCCGACACCACGGCGGAGACGCTCGCCGGGCTGCGCCCGGCCTTCTCGCGGGAGGGCACGATCACAGCCGGCAACGCCTCGCAGATCACCGACGGCGCCGCCGCGCTCGTGATCGTGAGCGCGGCGGCCGCCGAGCGCCTCGGCCTCTCGCCGCTCGCCGCGGTGGAGGCGACCGCGTTCGTCGCGGGCCCCGACACGCACCTGCACTCCCAGCCCGCTCGGGCCATCGAGGCCGCCCTCGCGAAGACGGGCGGCGCCACGGCCGCCGACCTCGCCGTCGTCGAGATCAACGAGGCGTTCGCCGCGGTCGGCGTGCAGTCGAGCCGGGAGCTTGGGCTCGATCCCGCCGTCGTCAACCCGCACGGCGGGGCGATCGCGCTCGGCCACCCGATCGGTGCATCCGGCGCCCGCATCGTGGGCACGCTCGCGCGGCAGCTCGCCGAGCGCGGCAGCGGGTCGCTCGGCGCCGTCGGCATCTGCGGGGGCGGCGGGCAGGGCAGCGCGCTCGTGCTCCGCGCCGTCTAG
- a CDS encoding D-alanyl-D-alanine carboxypeptidase family protein: protein MSSTSAPHRAPHRAPRPRTRRLVGLGAAGLAALLALAYAVLCAIAPLPEPVVRLDEPATARFSADAAGVQRAVDAEQHPTAVGWLHDDAVWTNSERAAPIASISKLVTALVVLDAQPVEAGSDGPTHIWTAEDAARQAEYLAEDGVAFPIPVGTEVTARQMLQLALVPSANDFAAAYAYSVFGDDAGFLAAVRDWQQRAGLASLELHEPTGMDERNAASAADVLRLARLALENETVAEIVALPRVDLPWGIGTVESTNPLHGVLDGVVGVKTGRTNAAGYNLAAARTSDALSREVVQLSVVLGRDSDEDRLRSSLDLFSALDAAPRRLAIVEPGERLGTATTVDGAEIPILADGGADAVLLPGEEATRTASLRSGGFSEAGEPDAGLTGADAAAGRSVGAIRVAGPGEPRDPAEREDPAEPDAPADRTVDLVTGADVVAPSYGWRLTHPRELFTWS, encoded by the coding sequence GTGAGCTCGACCTCGGCCCCGCATCGCGCCCCGCACCGCGCCCCGCGCCCGCGCACGCGCCGCCTCGTCGGCCTCGGCGCCGCGGGCCTCGCGGCACTGCTCGCTCTCGCCTACGCCGTGCTGTGCGCCATCGCGCCACTGCCCGAGCCGGTGGTGCGCCTCGACGAGCCGGCGACGGCGCGCTTCTCGGCAGACGCCGCGGGGGTGCAGCGCGCCGTCGACGCCGAGCAGCATCCGACGGCGGTGGGCTGGCTGCACGACGACGCGGTGTGGACGAACTCCGAGCGCGCGGCGCCCATCGCGAGCATCTCGAAGCTCGTCACGGCGCTCGTCGTGCTCGACGCGCAACCGGTGGAGGCCGGATCGGACGGCCCGACGCACATCTGGACCGCCGAGGACGCCGCGCGCCAGGCCGAGTACCTGGCCGAGGACGGGGTCGCGTTCCCGATCCCGGTGGGCACCGAGGTGACGGCCCGCCAGATGCTGCAGCTCGCGCTGGTGCCATCGGCCAACGACTTCGCCGCCGCGTACGCGTACTCGGTGTTCGGCGACGACGCCGGGTTCCTCGCCGCGGTGCGCGACTGGCAGCAGCGCGCGGGCCTCGCATCGCTCGAACTGCACGAGCCGACCGGCATGGACGAGCGGAACGCCGCGTCTGCCGCCGACGTGCTGCGCCTCGCGCGCCTTGCGCTCGAGAACGAGACGGTCGCCGAGATCGTGGCGCTGCCCCGCGTCGACCTGCCCTGGGGCATCGGCACGGTCGAGAGCACGAATCCGCTGCACGGGGTGCTCGACGGGGTGGTCGGGGTGAAGACCGGGCGCACGAACGCGGCCGGGTACAACCTCGCGGCGGCGCGCACGAGCGACGCGCTGAGCCGCGAGGTGGTGCAGCTCTCGGTGGTGCTGGGGCGCGACTCCGACGAGGATCGCCTGCGCTCGAGCCTCGACCTGTTCTCGGCGCTCGACGCGGCGCCCCGGCGACTCGCGATCGTCGAGCCCGGCGAGCGCCTGGGCACCGCCACGACCGTCGACGGCGCCGAGATCCCGATCCTCGCCGACGGCGGTGCCGACGCCGTGCTGCTGCCCGGCGAGGAGGCGACGCGTACGGCGTCGCTCCGATCCGGCGGGTTCTCGGAGGCGGGCGAGCCCGATGCGGGGCTCACCGGCGCCGATGCCGCGGCCGGGCGGAGCGTGGGCGCGATCCGCGTCGCCGGTCCCGGGGAGCCGCGAGACCCCGCGGAGCGGGAAGACCCCGCAGAGCCGGACGCGCCGGCCGACCGCACGGTCGACCTCGTCACCGGAGCCGATGTGGTCGCGCCGAGCTACGGCTGGCGCCTCACCCACCCGCGCGAACTGTTCACCTGGAGCTGA
- a CDS encoding M20 family metallo-hydrolase, with the protein MTMTQQHDEAFLADWAVHSQFGAVPGTNGVDRQAATAADGEQRAWFAQLLEQHGFTVERDAAGNQFGLLELVPGAPYVVTGSHLDSQPTAGRFDGAYGVMASAHACFRVADELRADPSAARLNLAVVNWFNEEGSRFKPSMMGSSVFTGKMALDAALATTDPLGTTVADALDAIGERGTGDVLGGDSGREVASYAEIHVQQGRSMEEDGVTIGLVNATWAAHKFEFSVTGAQAHSGSTLMTDRRDALLGAARLVVAARELVDEFEPGALHTACGELNVYPNSPVVVASHVELLLDLRSPSADVIRAAHASLQRTIERVQREDRVEITVTAEHSWDQNPYSEAGVELAREVAAELGLPHDRVMTVAGHDSTNMKDVVPTVMLFVPSVAGISHSLDEFTEEADLVAGANHLTGVVRRLAAGALVD; encoded by the coding sequence ATGACCATGACGCAGCAGCACGATGAGGCCTTTCTCGCCGACTGGGCCGTGCACTCGCAGTTCGGCGCCGTGCCCGGCACCAACGGCGTCGACCGCCAGGCCGCGACCGCGGCCGACGGGGAGCAGCGGGCGTGGTTCGCGCAGCTGCTCGAGCAGCACGGGTTCACCGTCGAGCGCGACGCCGCCGGCAACCAGTTCGGCCTGCTCGAGCTCGTGCCCGGCGCCCCCTACGTGGTGACCGGATCGCACCTCGACTCGCAGCCGACCGCGGGCCGCTTCGACGGCGCCTACGGCGTGATGGCTTCGGCGCACGCCTGCTTCCGGGTCGCCGACGAGCTGCGGGCCGACCCCTCGGCGGCGCGGCTGAACCTCGCCGTCGTCAACTGGTTCAACGAAGAGGGCTCGCGCTTCAAGCCGTCGATGATGGGCAGCTCCGTCTTCACCGGCAAGATGGCCCTCGACGCGGCGCTCGCGACTACCGACCCGCTCGGCACGACCGTTGCTGACGCGCTCGACGCCATCGGCGAGCGCGGCACGGGCGATGTGCTCGGCGGCGATTCGGGCCGCGAGGTGGCGTCGTACGCCGAGATCCACGTGCAGCAGGGGCGCAGCATGGAGGAGGACGGAGTGACCATCGGCCTCGTGAACGCGACGTGGGCGGCGCACAAGTTCGAGTTCTCCGTGACCGGGGCGCAGGCGCACAGCGGCTCGACCCTCATGACCGATCGCCGGGACGCGCTGCTCGGAGCCGCCCGGCTCGTGGTGGCGGCGCGCGAACTCGTCGACGAGTTCGAGCCGGGCGCGCTCCACACCGCGTGCGGCGAGCTCAACGTCTACCCCAACTCGCCCGTCGTCGTGGCGAGCCACGTGGAGCTGCTGCTCGACCTGCGCTCGCCGAGCGCCGACGTGATCCGCGCCGCGCACGCCTCGCTGCAGCGCACGATCGAGCGGGTGCAGCGCGAGGATCGGGTGGAGATCACGGTCACCGCCGAGCACAGCTGGGATCAGAACCCCTACTCCGAGGCGGGCGTCGAACTGGCGCGCGAGGTGGCCGCCGAGCTCGGGCTCCCGCACGATCGGGTGATGACGGTGGCCGGCCACGATTCGACGAACATGAAGGACGTCGTGCCCACGGTCATGCTCTTCGTGCCGAGCGTGGCGGGCATCTCGCACAGTCTCGACGAGTTCACCGAGGAGGCCGACCTCGTCGCGGGCGCGAACCACCTCACGGGCGTCGTGCGCCGGCTCGCCGCCGGCGCGCTCGTCGACTGA